In one Sporomusa sphaeroides DSM 2875 genomic region, the following are encoded:
- a CDS encoding type II toxin-antitoxin system antitoxin SocA domain-containing protein, translating to MKTYCPECDTDREVELLEREVESTIDNLTFKYLAKIPYCKSCGNEVYIAEISDQNLKLANDQYRELAGLIKVAEIEELLETYEIGKKPLASLLGWGEATIIRYLDGFTPRKIYSDQLKELKDPNKMLELFERNKSSLSEVAQRKLFNRISQLIDDFREVEDHGVVRVAKYFLSKIDTEAEEVITPLKLQKIIYYAQAWLLALKDRTFFQEDFQAWVHGPVIPNLYYQYKKHGYSSIPKVENFDDSIFDEDQLSVLEMVKFAYVRYDAKYLEELTHREHPWRDARGECKADEICNRIIEKESIRSYFKEIKDTFNIQNKNDLKNYIANL from the coding sequence ATGAAAACATACTGCCCTGAATGCGACACTGATAGAGAAGTAGAACTTCTGGAGAGAGAAGTAGAATCTACAATTGATAATTTAACCTTCAAATATCTTGCAAAAATACCTTATTGCAAGTCATGCGGTAATGAAGTCTATATTGCTGAAATTAGTGACCAAAACTTAAAATTAGCTAATGATCAATACCGTGAGTTAGCGGGGCTAATTAAAGTCGCTGAAATTGAAGAATTATTGGAAACCTATGAGATAGGTAAAAAACCGCTAGCTTCTTTGCTGGGTTGGGGGGAAGCGACTATTATAAGATATCTAGATGGTTTTACTCCCCGTAAGATTTATAGCGATCAACTAAAGGAACTCAAAGATCCGAATAAGATGTTAGAGTTATTTGAAAGAAATAAAAGTAGTCTTTCTGAAGTTGCTCAAAGAAAATTATTTAATCGGATTAGTCAACTAATAGATGATTTTAGAGAAGTTGAAGATCATGGTGTAGTCCGCGTTGCTAAATATTTTCTATCCAAGATAGATACTGAAGCTGAAGAGGTTATTACTCCGCTTAAACTTCAAAAAATTATCTATTATGCTCAAGCCTGGCTCTTAGCTCTAAAGGATAGAACATTCTTTCAAGAAGATTTTCAAGCATGGGTACATGGTCCGGTTATTCCCAATCTATATTATCAATATAAAAAACATGGTTATAGCTCTATACCAAAAGTTGAGAATTTTGATGATAGTATTTTTGATGAAGATCAATTGAGTGTTTTAGAAATGGTTAAATTTGCGTATGTACGATATGATGCAAAATATCTAGAGGAATTAACGCATAGAGAACATCCCTGGAGAGACGCGCGCGGAGAATGCAAAGCGGACGAGATATGTAACCGTATTATCGAAAAGGAGTCTATAAGAAGCTATTTTAAAGAAATTAAAGACACCTTTAATATTCAAAATAAAAATGACTTAAAAAATTATATAGCTAATTTATAA
- a CDS encoding type II toxin-antitoxin system MqsR family toxin, with protein sequence MIYLQRGWTEGEEDVGNFLQKVKDLLTDPNNLSIVQKTGIRDKTREFREKYGINHQMVCDEILRLDVSNYSYTDDDHNKEIGGEFLIFGQFILPPIVDKPVQVYIKLKIRGRVVCMSFHEAEFPLNYPYN encoded by the coding sequence GTGATCTATTTGCAGCGAGGATGGACGGAAGGTGAGGAAGATGTTGGGAACTTCCTGCAGAAAGTTAAGGATTTACTTACTGATCCGAATAATTTATCTATAGTTCAGAAAACAGGAATTAGAGATAAAACACGAGAGTTTAGAGAAAAATATGGAATTAATCATCAGATGGTTTGTGACGAAATATTGCGGTTAGATGTTAGCAATTATTCTTATACAGATGATGACCATAATAAAGAGATAGGCGGGGAGTTTCTGATCTTTGGTCAATTTATATTACCGCCTATTGTAGATAAACCTGTACAAGTATATATTAAACTGAAAATTAGAGGGAGAGTGGTTTGTATGTCATTCCATGAAGCAGAGTTCCCTTTAAATTATCCTTATAACTGA
- a CDS encoding DUF1643 domain-containing protein, giving the protein MLTDKSVVKTEAVFSDDRKHRYLLRKEWDKNKKKAMVLMVSPSYADGMLVDPTTMYVLNNLYRMDFGTAEIVNLFSAVDGRKSMKDEVEQENLEQLLASAARVDAIIIAWGKAGDTSKAVQKRQEYFLEKLGEFADKMQMIGFHPLFPRMRLSWKVERFSVKSVTEFDTNP; this is encoded by the coding sequence ATGCTAACGGATAAGAGTGTAGTTAAAACGGAAGCGGTATTTTCCGATGACCGAAAGCACCGCTACTTGCTACGGAAGGAATGGGACAAAAACAAGAAAAAGGCGATGGTGCTGATGGTCAGTCCGAGTTATGCTGATGGCATGCTGGTTGACCCTACGACCATGTATGTATTGAATAATCTGTATCGCATGGATTTTGGCACTGCAGAAATCGTCAATCTCTTTTCGGCTGTTGACGGCAGAAAGAGCATGAAGGATGAAGTCGAACAGGAGAATTTGGAGCAGCTTTTAGCCTCGGCAGCGCGTGTGGATGCAATCATCATTGCTTGGGGCAAGGCGGGAGATACCAGTAAGGCTGTTCAGAAACGGCAGGAGTATTTTCTGGAGAAGCTAGGAGAGTTTGCGGACAAAATGCAGATGATAGGCTTTCATCCTTTGTTTCCGCGAATGCGCTTGAGTTGGAAGGTGGAAAGGTTCTCAGTGAAGTCTGTAACAGAATTTGATACGAATCCGTGA
- a CDS encoding IS110 family transposase gives MICVGIDVAKDKHDCFIISSEGKVLANVFTIQNSMEGFGYLLEKIRACSLPLDKIKVGLEATGHYSYNILGFLLDNGLDTYVINPLHTNLYRKSLTLRKTKTDRVDARTIAAMLMSDVGLKPYTDTAYHNEELKSLTRYRFDKVKVRAKLKSSIARLVCILFPELEKLVSSLHMASVYALLDEFPGAKQIAAAHLTRLTHLLAESSKGRYGRDKAIEIREAARQSIGSVTTAKSLELRHTIRLIRELDAEIAEIEQVIQRIMDKMLSPITTIPGIGYRMGAMILSEVGDFSRFDSPDKILAYAGLSPSTYQSGQLKNCYAHMEKRGSRYLRYAIFNATKFVCLWDPVFAAYLARKRAEGKHYNVAISHAAKKLVRLIYALEKSGEPYRLAA, from the coding sequence ATGATTTGTGTCGGGATTGATGTCGCTAAGGATAAACACGACTGCTTCATCATCAGTTCGGAGGGTAAAGTCCTTGCAAATGTGTTCACCATCCAAAACAGCATGGAAGGATTTGGCTACCTGTTGGAAAAAATCCGTGCCTGTTCTTTGCCCCTGGACAAAATAAAGGTAGGGCTTGAGGCTACCGGACACTACAGCTACAACATTCTCGGGTTTCTCCTTGACAATGGTCTGGACACCTATGTCATTAACCCCTTGCACACCAATCTTTACCGGAAAAGCCTCACCCTGCGAAAGACGAAGACTGACCGTGTCGATGCGCGAACAATTGCGGCTATGCTCATGTCTGATGTGGGCCTCAAGCCCTACACAGACACAGCTTACCACAATGAGGAGCTAAAGTCACTCACCAGATACCGGTTCGACAAGGTGAAGGTACGCGCTAAGCTGAAGTCCTCAATTGCCAGGCTGGTATGCATCCTGTTCCCGGAGCTGGAAAAGCTGGTATCGTCACTCCATATGGCCTCTGTTTACGCCTTGCTCGATGAGTTCCCGGGGGCTAAGCAGATTGCAGCGGCACATCTGACGCGGCTCACCCATTTGCTTGCCGAATCCTCCAAAGGCCGTTACGGACGGGACAAAGCCATAGAGATACGTGAAGCCGCCAGGCAATCGATTGGCTCTGTGACGACCGCGAAATCACTGGAACTGCGGCATACCATCCGGCTCATCCGTGAACTCGATGCCGAGATTGCGGAAATTGAACAGGTCATCCAACGCATCATGGACAAGATGCTTTCGCCTATTACCACGATTCCCGGCATTGGCTACAGGATGGGGGCTATGATTCTGTCTGAGGTGGGTGACTTTTCACGCTTTGATTCCCCTGACAAGATTTTGGCCTATGCCGGCCTGTCGCCCTCTACCTACCAATCCGGGCAGCTTAAAAATTGCTATGCCCATATGGAGAAGCGCGGCTCCAGATACCTACGCTATGCCATCTTCAATGCCACAAAATTTGTTTGCCTTTGGGACCCTGTCTTTGCCGCTTACCTCGCCAGGAAACGCGCCGAGGGAAAGCATTACAATGTGGCCATCTCTCATGCTGCCAAGAAGCTGGTCCGGCTCATTTATGCTCTGGAGAAATCCGGCGAGCCTTATCGTCTGGCAGCCTGA
- a CDS encoding helix-turn-helix domain-containing protein has translation MPSKYLPEFREIGRKIAYYRTLRGLSQEALADKVDISTSYLSKIEAPNSTMTFSLEVLFQIAEALNISIGVFFRPIDLQNTDNKIE, from the coding sequence TTGCCATCAAAATACCTGCCCGAATTCCGGGAAATCGGACGCAAAATTGCCTATTACCGTACGCTAAGAGGGCTTTCGCAGGAAGCTCTGGCCGACAAAGTTGACATCAGCACCAGCTATCTGAGCAAAATAGAGGCCCCCAATTCGACGATGACTTTTTCGCTGGAGGTACTGTTCCAGATTGCCGAAGCACTTAATATCAGCATCGGCGTGTTCTTTCGTCCTATTGACCTGCAAAATACTGATAATAAAATTGAGTAA